One window from the genome of Magnolia sinica isolate HGM2019 chromosome 4, MsV1, whole genome shotgun sequence encodes:
- the LOC131244149 gene encoding structural maintenance of chromosomes protein 4-like, with translation MRDGNGHRYSWSVSVPLGKWVLVATDGPTCKNHPDVYFGPTNHMDDGIYEAVAGSDFVITRVAFRDNSSKYYINDRGSNFTEVTKKLKGKGVDLDNNQFFILQGEVEQISLMKPKICIFSIIVIVIGID, from the exons ATGCGTGATGGCAATG GTCATAGATACTCGTGGTCAGTATCTGTTCCACttgggaagtgggtacttgtggCTACCGATGGTCCTACTTGCAAAAATCATCCAGATgtttattttggccctacaaaccatatg gatgatggaatatatgaagctgttgcaggaagtgactttgtcattacaagagttgcatttcgagacaactcttcaaagtactacataaatgaccgtggaagtaattttacagaggtcactaagaaattgaaaggaaaaggagtggacttggacaacaatcaGTTTTTTATTCTTCAG ggtgaagtcgagcaaatttctctaatgaagccaaagatttgtattttcagcattatagtAATTGTAATTggaattgattga